In the genome of Mycobacterium kansasii ATCC 12478, one region contains:
- a CDS encoding DUF7158 domain-containing protein: protein MSADPVAAVAGVPVHVGEVDAREAWLRNGPRAAALPPSGTGEGRQLRRWLTQLIVTERVIAAEAAARNLTAAAAPTEVELLPDVAARLEIGSVAAAVLADPYARALFADVTAAVVVTDDQVADYHLRNPLRFAPLRPGGHGWRVPAVAGPPLEQVRQAITGHLLGAARRRAFRIWLDGRRAVSVRLAPGYEHPADPRQPDNTHRH from the coding sequence ATGAGTGCCGACCCGGTCGCGGCGGTCGCCGGAGTTCCCGTCCACGTCGGCGAGGTCGACGCGCGGGAAGCATGGTTACGCAATGGTCCGCGTGCGGCCGCCCTGCCGCCGAGCGGCACCGGCGAGGGACGCCAGTTGCGGCGCTGGCTGACTCAACTGATCGTCACCGAGCGCGTGATCGCCGCCGAGGCGGCCGCGCGAAACCTCACCGCGGCAGCCGCTCCGACCGAGGTCGAGTTGCTGCCCGACGTGGCAGCGCGATTGGAGATCGGCAGTGTCGCCGCGGCGGTGCTGGCCGATCCGTACGCGCGGGCGCTGTTCGCCGACGTCACCGCCGCGGTCGTGGTCACCGACGACCAGGTGGCCGACTACCATCTGCGCAACCCGCTACGGTTCGCCCCGCTGCGTCCCGGTGGTCACGGCTGGCGCGTTCCCGCGGTTGCCGGTCCGCCGCTGGAGCAGGTGCGGCAGGCGATAACCGGGCATCTGCTGGGCGCCGCCCGGCGGCGCGCCTTTCGAATCTGGCTGGATGGCCGCCGGGCCGTATCGGTGCGGTTGGCCCCGGGGTATGAGCATCCCGCCGACCCGCGACAGCCCGACAACACCCACCGTCACTGA
- the mmaA3 gene encoding methoxy mycolic acid synthase MmaA3 — translation MAGKTAGDASTRSNLDDVQAHYDLSNEFFALFVDPTRTYSCAYFERDDMTLHEAQLAKIDLTLDKLGLQPGMTLLDIGCGWGSVLKRAVEKYDVNVVGLTLSKNQHAYCQQVLDEVDSSRSRRVLLQDWAEFTEPVDRIVVIEALEHFGFHRYDDFFKFAYHAMPGDGVMLLHSITGLHVKQVMERGIPLTMEMAKFIRFIVTDIFPGGRLPMIETVEEHAQKVGFTVTRRQSLQLDFAKTLDFWAEALQARKDEAIAIQSEEVYERYMKYLTGCAKAFRIGYIDCNQFTLAK, via the coding sequence ATGGCTGGTAAGACAGCAGGTGACGCGAGCACCCGGTCTAACCTGGACGACGTCCAGGCGCATTACGACTTATCCAACGAGTTTTTCGCCCTGTTCGTCGATCCCACCCGCACCTACAGCTGCGCATATTTCGAACGCGACGACATGACCCTGCACGAAGCGCAGCTCGCCAAGATCGACCTGACGCTGGACAAGCTGGGACTGCAGCCGGGGATGACGCTGCTCGACATCGGTTGCGGCTGGGGCTCGGTGCTCAAGCGCGCGGTCGAGAAGTACGACGTCAACGTCGTAGGGCTGACCCTGTCGAAAAACCAGCACGCCTACTGCCAGCAGGTGCTCGACGAGGTCGACAGCAGCCGCTCGCGTCGGGTGCTGCTGCAGGACTGGGCCGAGTTCACCGAACCAGTGGACCGCATCGTCGTCATCGAAGCGCTGGAGCACTTCGGCTTCCACCGCTATGACGACTTCTTCAAGTTCGCTTACCACGCCATGCCCGGCGACGGCGTGATGCTGTTGCACTCGATCACCGGGTTGCATGTCAAGCAGGTCATGGAACGCGGCATACCGTTGACCATGGAGATGGCCAAGTTCATCAGGTTCATCGTGACCGACATCTTCCCGGGCGGCCGGCTGCCGATGATCGAGACCGTCGAGGAGCACGCGCAGAAGGTCGGTTTCACGGTGACCCGCCGACAGTCGCTGCAGCTGGACTTCGCCAAGACTCTGGACTTTTGGGCGGAGGCGCTTCAGGCGCGCAAGGACGAGGCGATCGCCATACAGTCCGAGGAGGTCTACGAGCGCTACATGAAGTACCTGACCGGCTGCGCCAAGGCATTCCGGATAGGCTACATCGACTGCAACCAGTTCACACTCGCCAAGTAG
- a CDS encoding DinB family protein — protein sequence MPALAAPVADERSALLEFLAYHQSAYFAVSYGLTDDQARSAPSASALSVGGLIKHVTGMQRVWMARVAAAPDALREDPRPLEQRTAEHASEFVMRPEETLAGLLEAFAAQNAEALRLAGTADLDAAVPVPRDAPWFPKDVPAWSVRWVILHVINELARHAGHADIVRESIDGATMYELIAGLEKWRPQPWLTPWQPK from the coding sequence ATGCCGGCCCTTGCCGCTCCGGTCGCCGATGAGCGCAGCGCGCTGCTCGAGTTCCTGGCCTATCACCAGAGCGCCTATTTCGCGGTGTCTTACGGCCTGACCGACGACCAGGCGCGATCGGCGCCGTCGGCCAGCGCGCTATCCGTCGGCGGTCTGATCAAGCACGTCACCGGTATGCAAAGGGTATGGATGGCAAGGGTGGCCGCCGCGCCGGACGCCCTGCGGGAGGATCCGCGGCCGTTGGAGCAACGCACCGCCGAACACGCCAGTGAATTTGTGATGCGGCCCGAGGAAACCCTTGCCGGTTTACTCGAGGCATTTGCCGCGCAGAACGCGGAAGCGCTGCGGCTGGCCGGCACGGCTGACCTTGACGCCGCCGTGCCAGTGCCGCGGGACGCGCCGTGGTTTCCCAAGGACGTCCCCGCCTGGTCGGTGCGCTGGGTCATCCTGCACGTGATCAACGAACTGGCCCGCCACGCCGGACACGCCGACATCGTCCGGGAAAGCATCGACGGTGCGACCATGTACGAATTGATCGCCGGCCTGGAGAAGTGGCGGCCGCAGCCGTGGCTGACACCCTGGCAACCCAAATAG
- a CDS encoding alpha/beta fold hydrolase has translation MDVRSGHAISRATSGDLKLYYEDMGDPDDPPVLLIMGLGAQLLLWRTGFCERLVAQGLRVIRYDNRDVGLSSRTEHCDSGPSMPARLLRFWFGLRNQAAYSLEDMADDAAALLDHLGIEHAHIVGASMGGMIAQIFAARFPERTKALAIICSSNNRACLRPPAVQALRAMLSGPPPGSPRDVVVDNVVRVTGITGSRRYRLPEERIRAEAAENYDRSFDPLGVSRQFNAVLGSGSLRHYNRRIAAPTVVIHGRKDIMVRPSNGRAVARAIDDARLVLFDGMGHDLPEPLWDGLISVLMSNFARAG, from the coding sequence GTGGACGTTCGCAGTGGTCACGCCATATCAAGGGCCACCTCGGGCGACCTGAAGCTGTACTACGAGGACATGGGGGACCCCGACGACCCACCGGTGCTGCTGATCATGGGTCTGGGTGCCCAACTGCTGCTGTGGCGGACCGGCTTCTGCGAGCGACTCGTCGCCCAGGGGCTGCGAGTCATCCGTTACGACAACCGTGATGTGGGCCTGTCCAGCAGGACCGAGCACTGCGATAGCGGCCCGTCGATGCCGGCGCGGCTGCTGCGCTTCTGGTTCGGCCTGCGCAACCAGGCCGCATACAGCCTGGAGGACATGGCCGACGACGCGGCCGCTCTGCTGGACCACCTGGGTATCGAACACGCCCACATCGTCGGCGCGTCGATGGGTGGCATGATCGCCCAGATCTTCGCGGCCCGGTTCCCGGAACGGACCAAGGCCCTGGCGATCATCTGCTCCAGCAACAACCGAGCGTGCCTGCGGCCGCCGGCGGTACAGGCGTTGCGGGCCATGCTCAGCGGCCCGCCTCCGGGTTCGCCGCGCGACGTGGTGGTCGACAACGTCGTGCGGGTCACCGGGATCACCGGCAGTCGCCGCTACCGCCTGCCCGAGGAACGGATCCGGGCCGAAGCGGCCGAGAACTACGACCGCAGCTTCGACCCGTTGGGCGTGAGCCGGCAGTTCAACGCGGTCCTGGGCAGTGGCAGCCTGCGTCACTACAACCGGCGCATCGCGGCGCCGACCGTGGTGATCCACGGCCGAAAGGACATAATGGTGCGGCCTTCCAATGGCCGCGCGGTCGCCCGCGCGATCGATGACGCTCGATTGGTGTTGTTCGACGGAATGGGCCATGATCTGCCCGAGCCGCTCTGGGATGGGCTGATCAGTGTGCTGATGAGCAACTTTGCCAGGGCGGGCTGA
- the mmaA1 gene encoding mycolic acid methyltransferase MmaA1, giving the protein MAELTPYYEDSQAAYDISDDFFGLFLDPTWVYTCAYFERDDMTLEEAQLAKLDLALDKLHLEPGMTLLDVGCGWGGALVRAVEKYDVNVIGLTLSKNHCQRSRDRLAAIPTQRRAEARLQGWEEFDEKVDRIVSFEAFDAFHKERYGAFFERAYEILPDDGRMLLHSLFTYDRRWLHEQGIALTMSDIRFLKFLRESIFPGGELPSEPDIVDNARAAGFSVEQIQLMQQHYARTLDMWAANLAGARERAIEIQSEAVYDNFMHYLTGCAERFRRRLINVAQFTLAK; this is encoded by the coding sequence TTGGCCGAGCTGACACCGTATTACGAGGACTCGCAAGCGGCGTACGACATTTCGGACGACTTTTTCGGGCTGTTCCTTGACCCGACGTGGGTCTACACCTGCGCCTACTTCGAGCGCGACGACATGACCCTCGAAGAGGCGCAGCTGGCCAAGCTCGACCTGGCCTTGGACAAGCTCCACCTCGAGCCCGGGATGACGCTGCTCGACGTCGGGTGCGGCTGGGGCGGCGCGCTGGTCCGGGCCGTCGAGAAGTATGACGTCAACGTCATCGGCCTGACGCTGAGCAAGAACCACTGTCAACGCAGCCGAGACCGGCTGGCCGCCATTCCCACCCAGCGGCGGGCCGAGGCGCGCCTGCAGGGCTGGGAAGAGTTCGACGAGAAGGTGGACCGGATCGTCTCCTTCGAGGCGTTCGACGCCTTTCACAAGGAGCGCTACGGCGCGTTCTTCGAACGCGCATACGAGATCCTGCCCGACGACGGGCGGATGTTGCTACACAGTCTGTTCACCTATGACCGCAGGTGGCTGCACGAACAGGGCATCGCGCTCACCATGAGCGACATCCGATTCCTCAAGTTCCTGCGCGAGTCGATCTTCCCGGGCGGCGAACTGCCTTCCGAACCCGACATTGTCGACAACGCGCGGGCCGCGGGTTTCTCCGTCGAACAGATCCAATTGATGCAACAGCATTACGCCCGGACGCTGGACATGTGGGCCGCCAACTTGGCCGGCGCGCGCGAGCGTGCCATCGAGATCCAGTCCGAAGCGGTCTACGACAACTTCATGCACTACCTGACGGGCTGCGCCGAGCGGTTCCGCCGCCGCTTGATCAACGTGGCCCAGTTCACTCTTGCGAAATAG
- a CDS encoding NEW3 domain-containing protein → MQLVSAASTELFVGPPDQPLQLVRVAVAGCAEPTPLRVDGDGLRGEAVVASGEEVVDIAVSVDRPVVGARLPARVRAPRAGLTFEFVVAEPGWTMYMVSHFHYDPVWWNTQAGYTSQWREDPPGRARQANGFELVRAHLELARRDPDYKFVLAEVDYLKPYWDTHPEDRADLRRFLAEGRVEVMGGTYNEPNTNLTSPETTIRNLVHGTGFQRHVLGADPATAWQLDVFGHDPQFPGMAADAGLTSSSWARGPHHQWGPAQGGVDRMQFSSEFEWISPSGRGLLTHYMPAHYSAGWWMDSSTSLAEAEEATYALFDQLKSVALTRNVLLPVGTDYTPPNKWVTEIHRDWAVRYTWPRFVCGLPREFFAAVRTELAERGVVPSPQTRDMNPIYTGKDVSYIDTKQANRAAENAVLDAERFAVFAAVLTGARYPQAALAKAWVQLAYGAHHDAITGSESDQVYLDLLTGWRDAWELGRTARDNALASISGLVDTPEGSVVVWNPLTHRRTDIVTVRLEAPQVAGVRVRDSEGAEVPAVVEHDGRTVTWLARDVSSLGWRCYRLDAADRPAGWQPASGESIANEHYRLTVDPARGGAVASLVQDGRQLIADGRVGNELAVYEEYPAHPTQGEGPWHLLPKGPVVCSSESPAQVRAYRCPLGQRLVVRGRIGTVLRYTQTLTLWNGVPRVDCRTTVDGFTGEDRLLRLRWPCPVPGAMPVSEVGDAVVGRGFALLHSPGESGRGSVDTADHPWTLDNPAYGWFGLSSAARVRAGSDAVRAVSVAEVVSPGEKMSGPMARELMVALVRAGVTATCSGADKPRYGNLDVDSNLPDTRIALGGPDRNVFTKAVLAEADPAYTAELQRQLAETGRARVWVPAAAPLPAVWVPGADLRAADALPVLVIDGRDDANLAAAIASVIADLGDAEIEVSQQAPPAMQPFEARTVALLNRGVPSFAVDAEGTLHTALMRSCTGWPSGVWIDEPRRTAPDGSNFQLQHWTHDFDYALVCADGDWRRAGLPATSAQFSHPLIAVTPRKSAARLPSAGSLLQVDPADAVHLGALKAAGNPLTAGSVRPVDPAVVALRLVETTGAAARVRIGSDVGKVAGFRMADLLESPQQRKRSIDLHGYQVATVVARLDISGTAGDAELAPQAETAQPLYARYWLHNRGPAPLGGLPAVAYLHPRLVNAEAGNQAVLRLTAASDCSDSALGGTVDVVCPDGWSVAPARLPFTLGAGEYLEADVVLMIPADTPPGLYPVGARLAVTDREAPAAWRQVVEDVCVLAVGTPQQELAYLLDAPADIDVAAGDSARLTVTLGSRAGADVAVEAHLISPWGTWEWLGPAVRAAVLPAGDTVELAFDVTPPPWLEPGQWWALVRVGCAGGLVYSPAVKVTVT, encoded by the coding sequence ATGCAACTGGTTTCGGCGGCATCGACCGAGCTGTTCGTAGGCCCGCCTGACCAGCCGCTGCAACTGGTGCGCGTCGCCGTCGCCGGATGCGCCGAGCCGACACCGCTGCGCGTCGACGGTGACGGCCTGCGCGGGGAGGCGGTCGTGGCTTCCGGCGAAGAGGTGGTCGATATCGCGGTCTCGGTGGACCGGCCGGTGGTGGGGGCGCGGCTGCCCGCGCGGGTGCGCGCCCCTAGGGCCGGTCTGACTTTCGAGTTCGTTGTGGCCGAGCCGGGCTGGACCATGTACATGGTCAGCCACTTCCACTACGACCCGGTGTGGTGGAACACCCAGGCCGGCTACACCAGCCAGTGGCGTGAAGACCCGCCGGGGCGAGCCCGGCAGGCCAACGGCTTCGAGCTGGTGCGCGCCCATCTGGAGCTGGCGCGCCGCGATCCCGACTACAAGTTCGTGCTCGCCGAAGTCGACTACCTCAAGCCGTACTGGGACACCCACCCCGAGGACCGTGCCGACCTGCGCCGGTTTCTCGCCGAGGGCCGCGTCGAGGTGATGGGCGGAACCTACAACGAGCCCAACACCAACCTCACCAGCCCGGAGACGACGATTCGAAACCTGGTGCACGGCACCGGCTTTCAGCGGCATGTCCTGGGTGCCGATCCGGCGACCGCGTGGCAGCTCGACGTGTTCGGCCACGACCCGCAATTTCCCGGGATGGCCGCCGACGCGGGGCTGACGTCGAGTTCTTGGGCCCGTGGGCCACACCATCAATGGGGCCCGGCTCAGGGCGGGGTCGACCGCATGCAGTTTTCCAGCGAGTTCGAGTGGATTTCGCCGTCGGGCCGCGGATTGCTCACCCACTACATGCCGGCGCACTATTCGGCGGGCTGGTGGATGGACTCGTCGACCTCGCTGGCCGAGGCCGAGGAGGCCACGTATGCGCTTTTCGACCAGCTCAAAAGCGTCGCGTTGACCCGCAATGTGCTGCTGCCGGTCGGCACCGACTACACCCCGCCGAACAAGTGGGTGACCGAGATCCACCGCGACTGGGCCGTCCGCTATACCTGGCCGCGGTTCGTGTGCGGGCTGCCGCGGGAGTTCTTCGCGGCGGTGCGCACCGAACTCGCCGAGCGCGGTGTCGTGCCGTCGCCGCAGACCCGCGACATGAACCCGATCTACACCGGCAAGGACGTCTCGTACATCGACACCAAGCAAGCCAACCGGGCCGCCGAGAACGCGGTGTTGGACGCCGAACGATTCGCCGTGTTCGCCGCGGTGTTGACCGGCGCCCGGTATCCGCAGGCCGCGTTGGCCAAAGCCTGGGTGCAGTTGGCCTACGGCGCGCACCACGATGCGATCACCGGGTCGGAATCCGACCAGGTTTACCTCGATCTGCTGACCGGCTGGCGTGACGCGTGGGAACTGGGCCGCACCGCCCGCGACAACGCGCTGGCATCGATTTCCGGCCTGGTCGATACTCCCGAGGGCTCCGTCGTCGTGTGGAACCCGCTGACCCACCGGCGCACCGACATCGTCACGGTGCGGCTCGAAGCGCCGCAGGTCGCCGGGGTGCGGGTCCGTGACTCCGAGGGTGCCGAGGTCCCCGCGGTCGTCGAGCACGACGGGCGGACGGTCACCTGGCTGGCGCGGGATGTCTCGTCGCTGGGCTGGCGGTGCTACCGACTGGACGCGGCCGACCGCCCGGCCGGCTGGCAACCGGCGTCCGGTGAATCGATCGCCAACGAGCACTACCGCTTGACCGTCGACCCCGCGCGCGGCGGAGCGGTGGCCTCGCTGGTGCAGGACGGTCGTCAGCTCATCGCCGACGGCCGGGTGGGCAACGAGCTTGCCGTCTACGAGGAATACCCCGCGCACCCGACGCAGGGTGAGGGTCCGTGGCACCTGCTGCCCAAGGGGCCGGTGGTCTGCTCGTCGGAATCGCCGGCGCAGGTGCGGGCCTACCGGTGCCCGCTGGGCCAGCGGCTGGTGGTGCGCGGCCGGATCGGCACGGTCTTGCGTTATACCCAAACCCTGACCCTGTGGAACGGCGTGCCCCGCGTCGACTGCCGCACCACGGTCGACGGGTTCACCGGTGAAGACCGCTTGCTGCGGCTGCGCTGGCCATGCCCGGTTCCGGGCGCCATGCCGGTCAGCGAGGTGGGCGATGCCGTCGTCGGGCGTGGTTTCGCGCTGCTGCACAGCCCTGGTGAATCGGGCCGCGGCTCGGTCGATACCGCAGACCACCCGTGGACACTGGACAACCCGGCCTACGGCTGGTTCGGCTTGTCGTCGGCGGCGCGGGTCCGCGCCGGCAGTGACGCCGTCCGGGCGGTATCGGTCGCCGAGGTGGTGTCGCCCGGTGAGAAGATGTCGGGCCCGATGGCTCGCGAGCTGATGGTCGCGCTGGTTCGCGCCGGCGTCACGGCCACCTGCAGTGGTGCCGACAAACCGCGCTACGGAAACCTCGACGTGGACTCCAACCTGCCGGATACCCGGATCGCGCTGGGCGGGCCTGACCGCAACGTGTTCACCAAAGCGGTGTTGGCCGAGGCCGACCCGGCATACACCGCCGAACTCCAGCGGCAGCTGGCCGAGACCGGCCGAGCCAGGGTGTGGGTGCCGGCCGCGGCGCCGTTGCCGGCGGTCTGGGTGCCCGGGGCGGACCTGCGCGCGGCGGACGCGCTGCCGGTGTTGGTGATCGACGGCCGCGACGACGCCAACCTCGCCGCGGCGATCGCCTCGGTGATCGCTGACCTGGGCGACGCCGAGATCGAGGTCAGTCAACAGGCACCGCCTGCGATGCAACCCTTCGAGGCCCGCACCGTGGCGCTGCTCAACCGCGGGGTGCCCAGCTTCGCCGTTGACGCCGAGGGCACCTTGCATACCGCGCTGATGCGCTCCTGCACCGGCTGGCCGTCCGGCGTCTGGATTGACGAACCGCGCCGCACCGCGCCCGACGGCTCCAACTTCCAACTCCAGCACTGGACACACGATTTCGACTACGCCCTGGTCTGCGCGGACGGCGACTGGCGCCGTGCCGGCCTGCCCGCGACCAGCGCGCAGTTCTCGCATCCACTCATCGCGGTGACCCCGCGAAAATCGGCGGCAAGGCTGCCGTCGGCCGGCTCGCTGCTGCAGGTTGACCCCGCCGATGCGGTTCATCTGGGCGCGCTCAAAGCGGCGGGCAACCCCTTGACGGCCGGCAGCGTCCGGCCCGTCGATCCCGCGGTGGTCGCGCTGCGGCTGGTCGAGACCACCGGGGCTGCCGCCCGCGTCCGGATCGGCTCCGACGTCGGCAAGGTAGCCGGATTCCGGATGGCCGACCTGCTGGAATCCCCGCAACAGCGCAAGCGATCAATCGACCTGCACGGCTACCAGGTCGCTACCGTGGTGGCCCGGCTCGACATCAGCGGGACCGCCGGCGACGCCGAGCTCGCGCCGCAAGCCGAAACTGCGCAGCCGCTGTATGCCCGTTACTGGCTGCACAACCGCGGCCCGGCTCCGCTGGGCGGACTGCCGGCCGTCGCCTACCTACATCCCCGGCTGGTCAACGCGGAGGCGGGTAACCAGGCGGTGTTGCGTCTCACCGCCGCCAGTGACTGCAGCGACTCCGCGTTGGGCGGCACCGTGGATGTGGTGTGTCCCGACGGCTGGTCGGTGGCACCGGCCCGGCTGCCGTTCACCTTGGGTGCCGGTGAATACCTGGAAGCCGATGTCGTTTTGATGATCCCGGCCGACACGCCGCCGGGGCTGTATCCGGTCGGGGCCCGGCTGGCCGTCACCGACCGGGAGGCGCCGGCCGCGTGGCGGCAGGTGGTCGAGGACGTGTGCGTCCTCGCGGTCGGGACACCTCAGCAGGAGCTGGCCTACCTCCTCGACGCGCCGGCAGACATCGACGTGGCCGCCGGCGACTCGGCTCGCCTCACCGTCACCCTCGGCAGCCGTGCCGGAGCGGACGTGGCAGTGGAGGCGCACCTGATCAGCCCGTGGGGCACCTGGGAGTGGCTCGGTCCGGCCGTACGAGCTGCTGTCTTGCCGGCCGGCGACACGGTCGAACTTGCATTCGACGTGACCCCGCCGCCGTGGCTGGAGCCCGGCCAGTGGTGGGCGCTGGTGCGGGTAGGCTGCGCCGGTGGGCTGGTCTACTCGCCGGCGGTGAAGGTGACGGTGACATGA
- a CDS encoding ABC1 kinase family protein, which produces MSSTKHRDVAKLDRVPLPVEAARVATTGWQVTRTAARVLTRLPAKGPWQQKIIKEIPQTFADLGPTYVKFGQIIASSPGAFGESLSREFRTLLDQVPPADTDEVHRLFVEELGDEPARLFATFEEEPFASASIAQVHYATLKTGEDVVVKIQRPGIRRRVAADLQILKRFAQAVELAKLGRRLSAQDVVADFSDNLAEELNFRLEAQSMEAWVSHLHASPLGKNIRVPRVHWDFTSERVLTMEKVQGIRIDNVAAIRKAGFDGTELVKALLFSVFEGGLRHGLFHGDLHAGNLYVDDQGRIVFFDFGIMGRIDPRTRWLLRELVYALLVKKDHAAAGKIVVLMGAVGTVKPEAQAAKDLEKFATPLTMQSLGEMSYADIGRQLSALADAYDVKLPRELVLIGKQFLYVERYMKLLAPKWQMMSDPQLTGYFANFMVEVSREHQPDVEVQ; this is translated from the coding sequence ATGAGTTCCACCAAACACCGCGACGTGGCCAAGCTCGACCGGGTGCCGTTGCCGGTCGAAGCGGCCCGGGTCGCCACCACTGGTTGGCAAGTCACCCGCACTGCTGCTCGGGTGCTCACCAGGCTGCCGGCCAAGGGTCCGTGGCAGCAGAAGATCATCAAGGAAATCCCGCAGACCTTCGCCGATCTCGGTCCCACGTATGTGAAGTTCGGGCAAATCATAGCCTCCAGCCCAGGGGCGTTCGGCGAGTCGTTGTCGCGTGAATTCCGCACCCTGCTGGACCAGGTGCCGCCGGCCGACACCGACGAGGTGCACCGGCTTTTCGTCGAGGAGCTCGGCGACGAGCCGGCCAGGCTGTTCGCCACGTTCGAAGAAGAGCCGTTCGCCTCCGCGTCGATCGCCCAGGTGCACTACGCGACCCTGAAGACCGGCGAGGACGTCGTGGTCAAGATCCAGCGTCCGGGCATCCGCCGCCGGGTCGCCGCCGACCTGCAGATCCTGAAGCGCTTCGCGCAGGCGGTGGAGCTGGCCAAGCTGGGCCGGCGGCTCTCGGCACAAGACGTGGTTGCCGACTTCTCCGACAACCTGGCCGAAGAGCTGAATTTCCGGCTCGAGGCACAGTCGATGGAGGCGTGGGTGTCGCACCTCCACGCTTCCCCGCTGGGCAAGAACATCCGGGTGCCACGGGTGCACTGGGACTTCACCAGCGAGCGGGTTCTGACCATGGAGAAGGTGCAGGGCATCCGAATCGACAACGTCGCCGCCATCCGCAAGGCCGGGTTCGACGGTACCGAGCTGGTCAAGGCGCTGCTGTTCAGCGTGTTCGAGGGCGGGCTGCGCCACGGGCTGTTCCACGGCGACCTGCATGCGGGCAACCTGTACGTCGACGACCAGGGCCGCATCGTGTTCTTCGACTTCGGGATCATGGGCCGCATCGATCCCCGTACCCGCTGGCTGCTGCGCGAGCTGGTGTACGCCCTGCTGGTCAAGAAGGACCATGCCGCGGCCGGCAAGATCGTCGTGTTGATGGGCGCCGTCGGGACCGTGAAGCCGGAGGCTCAGGCCGCCAAAGACCTGGAGAAGTTCGCCACCCCGCTTACCATGCAATCGCTGGGCGAGATGTCGTATGCCGACATCGGCCGGCAGCTGTCGGCGCTGGCCGACGCCTACGACGTCAAGCTGCCCCGCGAGCTCGTGCTGATCGGCAAGCAGTTCTTATACGTCGAGCGGTACATGAAGCTGCTGGCGCCGAAGTGGCAGATGATGTCCGACCCGCAGCTCACCGGGTACTTCGCCAACTTCATGGTGGAAGTCAGCCGCGAGCATCAGCCGGATGTAGAGGTCCAGTGA
- the mmaA2 gene encoding cyclopropane mycolic acid synthase MmaA2, with protein MAEQLTPHFDDVQAHYDLSDEFFRLFLDPTQTYSCAYFERDDMTLEEAQIAKIDLALGKLGLQPGMTLLDVGCGWGATMRRAIEKYDVNVIGLTLSKNQAAHVQKSFDELDTPRTRTVLLKGWEQFDEPVDRIVSIGAFEHFGHDRYDDFFAMAHRVLPADGVMLLHTITGLTGPQIVERGMPMTFEMARFIKFIVTEIFPGGRLPSIEKVEEHAGKAGFTLTRRQSLQPHYARTLDLWAEALEAHQDEAIAIQSEEVYERYMKYLTGCANAFRIGYIDVNQFTLEK; from the coding sequence ATGGCTGAACAACTGACGCCGCATTTCGACGACGTGCAGGCGCATTACGACTTGTCCGACGAGTTCTTCCGGCTGTTTCTGGACCCGACCCAGACCTACAGCTGCGCCTACTTCGAGCGCGACGACATGACCCTGGAAGAGGCCCAGATCGCCAAGATCGACCTGGCGCTGGGCAAGCTGGGCCTGCAGCCGGGCATGACGCTGCTCGACGTCGGCTGCGGCTGGGGCGCCACCATGCGCCGGGCCATCGAGAAGTATGACGTCAACGTCATCGGCCTGACCTTGTCGAAAAACCAGGCCGCCCACGTGCAGAAGAGCTTCGACGAGCTCGACACCCCGCGCACCAGGACGGTGTTACTGAAAGGCTGGGAACAGTTCGACGAGCCCGTCGACCGGATCGTGTCCATCGGCGCCTTCGAGCACTTCGGCCACGACCGCTACGACGACTTCTTCGCCATGGCACACCGGGTCCTGCCCGCCGACGGCGTGATGCTGTTGCACACCATTACCGGGCTGACCGGACCGCAGATCGTCGAGCGCGGCATGCCGATGACCTTCGAGATGGCGCGATTCATCAAGTTCATCGTGACCGAGATCTTCCCCGGTGGCCGGTTGCCGTCGATCGAGAAAGTCGAGGAGCACGCGGGTAAGGCCGGCTTCACCCTGACTCGGCGGCAGTCGCTGCAGCCCCACTACGCGCGGACCCTGGACCTGTGGGCCGAGGCGCTGGAGGCGCACCAGGACGAGGCCATCGCGATCCAGTCCGAAGAGGTCTACGAGCGCTACATGAAGTACCTGACCGGCTGCGCCAATGCGTTCCGCATCGGCTATATCGACGTCAACCAGTTCACCCTGGAGAAGTAG